In one window of Tursiops truncatus isolate mTurTru1 chromosome 5, mTurTru1.mat.Y, whole genome shotgun sequence DNA:
- the BLOC1S4 gene encoding biogenesis of lysosome-related organelles complex 1 subunit 4, producing the protein MEGFAEGSRLPCEGPAEEAEPQVAAWSGDSGNVSQSHSSASVPWEDEGPESGAPSRDLPLLRRAASGYAACLLPGAGARPEVEELDASLEDLLTRVDEFVGMLDMLRGDSSHVVSEGMPCIYAKATEMRRVYSKIDRLEAFVGMIGASVARLEEQVSRAEAELGTFPSTFRKLLRTINVPSFFNKAPSSRSQGTSYEPPVVFRTEDHFPCCSERSQV; encoded by the coding sequence ATGGAAGGTTTCGCGGAGGGCAGCAGGCTGCCGTGCGAGGGGCCGGCCGAGGAGGCCGAGCCCCAGGTGGCGGCCTGGAGCGGGGACAGCGGTAACGTGTCCCAGAGCCACAGCAGCGCGTCGGTGCCGTGGGAGGATGAGGGCCCGGAGTCGGGCGCGCCCAGCCGGGACCTGCCGCTGCTGCGCCGCGCCGCCTCGGGCTACGCCGCCTGCCTGCTGCCTGGCGCGGGGGCGCGGCCCGAGGTCGAGGAGCTGGACGCGAGCCTGGAGGACCTGCTCACCAGGGTGGACGAGTTTGTGGGCATGCTGGACATGCTGCGCGGCGACTCTTCCCACGTGGTCAGCGAGGGCATGCCTTGCATTTACGCCAAGGCCACCGAGATGCGGAGAGTGTACAGCAAGATCGACCGGCTGGAGGCCTTCGTCGGGATGATCGGCGCCAGTGTAGCCAGGCTGGAGGAGCAGGTCTCCAGGGCCGAGGCCGAGCTGGGGACGTTCCCCAGTACGTTCAGAAAACTCCTGCGCACAATTAACGTGCCCTCCTTCTTCAACAAGGCGCCCTCCAGCAGGTCCCAGGGGACCAGCTACGAACCCCCCGTCGTGTTTCGAACCGAAGACCACTTTCCTTGTTGCAGCGAAAGATCTCAGGTCTGA